The Methanobrevibacter sp. nucleotide sequence AAAACGCATTCACAATCGAGGAGTTCTTAGAACATACCTGCATGAAGGCGGGAATAAGTGCAGACAGCTGGATGGATGAAAGCTGCGATGTTTATAAATTCCAGGGCCAAATTTTCAAATAGTGATAAAAATGATGGCACCATAGAAATTATCAGTTGCTTATGAAATTACTTGTCAAAAGGCTATTTCAAAAAATACCCCATCTAATTGGCCGGTTCATAATCAATACTATCATCCGAAAGCCAAAGCCCAACATTCCCACCTAATTTTCTACTATCAATTCCTGCTCCTTTTTAAACATGTCAATTGCATATCTCATTGACCATGCCATTACGCTTTCTTTTGAATCCAAATCCTCATCGGCATCAGCGTCTTTATCTATTATATCCAATAAATTTTTATTCAATTCATCAGAGCATCCATTAACATCAAGATAAGACAATATAAAATTACATAAATTTGAAATCATGAACTGGAGATTGTACAATTCCCTGTTATCATCATTCACCTGAATGTTTTCACGGACAATGCTTTCAGAGACAAACAGGGTTGTCTTGTTTCCCGCATTCTCTCCAAGACATTTCTGGCGGATTAGATCAATTGACTTTTCATTGATGCGCCAGCAGATTTCCAGATTGTTTCTTGTTTCTTTTTCAATAGAATATGGTAAAAACTTAAAGTTAAAGAGTGAAACCGCACCTACACCGACAATCACCCACAGTATTTTTAATGTGATGGCATCCGGAGCATTAATATAGGACAGGGAAGTCATGACAGACATCAGTGTTGTTGCAGTATTTCTGATTAACCTGTCCTTAATTTTCCAAACGAAGATAAAAAGACATGTTACAACAACGATAAAAATCATAGTTCCCTTGGATACTGGAATGAAAGGCAGGGCAATAAGGAGAATTGCAAAAATAAAAATCCCTAAAAACGTTGCCTGAATACGTTTTTTGGCAGTGTATGCCATATCATCAATATATGGCACCATCATTGAAACGGTTACAAAAAAGAGCCATTTGGTAAAAGGCAAATTGAAAAGCAATGTTAACACTTCCCACAAAAGCATTATGACTGCCATTTTAAATGCAAATACGAATTTGACGGAACGAAAAGTGAACTGGCTTCTGTTGAATGGCTTGAATATTTGAATCAGTATCTTTTTGTTTGGGATTGCAGATTCATCGCTTAAATCCTTATTCAGTTCATTGACAATGATTTCAAGATTCAATAGGACATGCTTCATTTTCATTGACTTGATTTCAATT carries:
- a CDS encoding FUSC family protein — protein: MIKIEEVFEGIEIKSMKMKHVLLNLEIIVNELNKDLSDESAIPNKKILIQIFKPFNRSQFTFRSVKFVFAFKMAVIMLLWEVLTLLFNLPFTKWLFFVTVSMMVPYIDDMAYTAKKRIQATFLGIFIFAILLIALPFIPVSKGTMIFIVVVTCLFIFVWKIKDRLIRNTATTLMSVMTSLSYINAPDAITLKILWVIVGVGAVSLFNFKFLPYSIEKETRNNLEICWRINEKSIDLIRQKCLGENAGNKTTLFVSESIVRENIQVNDDNRELYNLQFMISNLCNFILSYLDVNGCSDELNKNLLDIIDKDADADEDLDSKESVMAWSMRYAIDMFKKEQELIVEN